A window of the Bacillus sp. A301a_S52 genome harbors these coding sequences:
- a CDS encoding amidohydrolase, with protein sequence MGTLWYGGRVRTLCNEEDVQEAVFVEEGHIVSVGQLSDLKHKHEGSISEEINLQGAVMYPGFVDSHLHMIGHGEKLLKLDVSDVTSITKLSAILNEAVKELPHGQWLVAEGFNENLYDQQLVPDKYVLDSVSLHHPIIVSRVCRHASVINTYALQLAGIDKHTDEPAGGIIVRDEQGEPTGYLHDQAQELVKKYLPEKDFVYLEKALSTAVNDLFKKGYTGGHSEDLNYYGDAEATLQTFYSVIDGIHCKFRTNLLIHHEVAASILSKHHQTYHNYVELGAIKIFADGALGGRTALLSEPYEDDPSTCGVGIHTKYQLEELIKKARAFSRPVAIHVIGDKALEMAIDAIETYPPEVGHRDRLIHLQVTRNDLIVRLQKLSVVLDIQPRFVASDFPWVEKRLGQKRLDESFAWKTFIDKGLMCAGGSDAPIEPIDPMLGIHAAVTRRKPEEEHAGYNPHEKLSLYEALSLFTIGSAKAIGKETVYGKIAKGYKPDFTILTEDLFYLSPDEWLNVKVAKTVVDNTIMYDLNQRT encoded by the coding sequence GTGGGAACTTTGTGGTATGGAGGTAGAGTACGTACCCTTTGCAATGAAGAGGATGTGCAAGAAGCGGTTTTTGTTGAAGAAGGACATATAGTGAGTGTCGGCCAGTTATCCGATTTAAAGCATAAGCATGAAGGTTCTATTTCCGAGGAAATAAATCTGCAGGGTGCTGTTATGTATCCTGGATTTGTTGACAGCCATTTACATATGATTGGACATGGGGAAAAATTGCTTAAACTCGATGTATCAGATGTGACAAGTATTACGAAGTTAAGTGCCATCTTAAACGAAGCAGTTAAAGAATTACCACATGGCCAGTGGTTAGTGGCAGAAGGGTTTAATGAGAATTTATATGATCAGCAACTAGTTCCAGATAAGTATGTGCTCGATAGCGTTTCTTTACATCATCCTATTATTGTATCGAGGGTGTGTCGACATGCAAGCGTAATAAATACATATGCTCTACAGTTAGCTGGAATTGACAAACATACTGACGAGCCTGCTGGCGGGATAATTGTACGTGATGAGCAAGGTGAGCCAACGGGCTATTTACATGATCAGGCACAGGAATTAGTTAAAAAATATTTGCCAGAGAAAGACTTTGTTTATTTAGAAAAGGCTCTCTCGACAGCGGTTAATGATCTTTTTAAAAAAGGGTATACAGGGGGACATTCAGAAGATCTAAACTATTATGGGGACGCAGAGGCTACTCTACAAACGTTTTACAGTGTGATTGACGGTATACATTGTAAATTTCGTACTAACCTACTTATCCATCATGAGGTAGCTGCCAGTATTTTGTCTAAACATCATCAAACTTATCATAACTATGTCGAGCTTGGAGCGATAAAAATATTTGCTGATGGTGCTTTAGGCGGGCGCACTGCTTTACTAAGTGAGCCGTACGAAGATGACCCTTCCACTTGTGGAGTAGGGATTCATACGAAATATCAACTTGAGGAGCTTATCAAAAAGGCTCGTGCTTTTTCCAGACCAGTTGCTATACATGTTATTGGAGATAAGGCACTTGAAATGGCGATCGACGCCATTGAAACATATCCTCCAGAAGTTGGGCACCGGGATCGGTTAATACATTTGCAAGTCACGAGAAACGATTTAATAGTTCGCTTACAAAAGCTCTCTGTCGTTCTCGACATTCAGCCTAGGTTTGTTGCTTCTGATTTTCCTTGGGTTGAGAAACGTCTTGGGCAAAAAAGGTTAGACGAGTCTTTTGCTTGGAAAACATTCATTGACAAAGGGCTAATGTGTGCAGGAGGCTCTGATGCCCCGATTGAACCAATTGACCCGATGCTTGGTATTCATGCTGCTGTTACAAGGCGAAAACCGGAAGAAGAACACGCAGGATATAACCCACATGAAAAACTCTCGTTATACGAGGCCCTTTCGTTATTTACTATAGGCAGTGCCAAAGCTATTGGAAAAGAGACTGTATATGGCAAAATAGCAAAAGGATATAAGCCCGACTTTACAATTTTAACAGAGGATTTGTTTTACCTTTCTCCTGATGAGTGGCTTAATGTTAAAGTGGCTAAAACTGTGGTGGATAATACCATTATGTACGACTTAAATCAGAGGACGTAA
- a CDS encoding alpha/beta-type small acid-soluble spore protein — MANNNNSSNQLVVPGVQQALDQMKYEIAQEFGVQLGPDATARSNGSVGGEITKRLVQMAEQQMSGYQQ, encoded by the coding sequence ATGGCTAATAACAACAACAGCTCAAATCAATTAGTAGTCCCTGGGGTACAACAAGCGTTGGATCAAATGAAATACGAAATCGCTCAAGAATTTGGTGTACAACTTGGTCCAGATGCAACTGCACGTTCTAACGGTTCTGTCGGTGGTGAAATTACAAAAAGACTTGTTCAAATGGCAGAACAACAAATGAGTGGATATCAACAATAA
- the thiI gene encoding tRNA 4-thiouridine(8) synthase ThiI, producing the protein MRYDHILIRYAELSLKGKNRKQFEQKLERNIREVLKSFEAIKIKRSFGRMFVKLNGEEERAVCQKLQTVFGIHSLSPSIKVALSEEEISEGALWAAEDALPTGKGTFKVSVRRTNKDFPTGSQEMNKVIGGHILRHMDDISVDVHNPDVELKVEIRSEAAYISSKILKGAGGLPVGTSGKVMLMLSGGIDSPVAGYLALKRGVTLEAIHFHSPPFTNERAKQKVEDLVKVLTQFGGTIKLHIVPFTDVQTLIHKQVPDNYEMTVTRRFMLRIAEKIANVQHAKAIVNGESLGQVASQTLDSMYTINSVTNLPVLRPLITMDKLEVIEQARKIGTYDISILPYEDCCTIFLPAESKTKPDKDKAERYESFLNLEEIIDDAVNRTTSHEFTPSADEESEISEFF; encoded by the coding sequence ATGAGATATGATCATATTTTAATCCGTTATGCGGAGTTATCTTTAAAAGGAAAAAATAGAAAGCAGTTTGAACAGAAGCTAGAAAGAAATATTAGAGAGGTTTTAAAAAGTTTTGAAGCGATTAAAATAAAACGTTCCTTTGGTCGTATGTTTGTAAAATTGAATGGCGAAGAGGAGAGAGCTGTGTGTCAGAAGCTACAAACTGTGTTTGGCATTCATTCTCTTAGCCCATCAATAAAAGTGGCTTTATCAGAAGAAGAGATAAGTGAAGGTGCTTTATGGGCAGCGGAAGATGCTTTACCAACAGGAAAGGGAACCTTTAAAGTATCAGTGAGGCGTACAAACAAGGATTTCCCAACAGGGTCACAAGAAATGAACAAGGTAATTGGCGGTCATATTTTGCGACATATGGATGACATTAGTGTGGATGTTCATAACCCAGATGTTGAATTAAAAGTGGAAATTAGATCTGAAGCAGCTTATATATCATCTAAAATTCTTAAAGGAGCAGGAGGTTTACCAGTAGGAACGAGTGGCAAGGTCATGCTCATGCTCTCTGGAGGGATAGACAGTCCTGTAGCAGGCTATCTTGCCTTGAAAAGAGGTGTCACTTTAGAGGCCATTCATTTTCATAGTCCTCCTTTTACCAATGAAAGAGCAAAGCAAAAGGTTGAAGATTTAGTAAAAGTGTTAACGCAATTTGGTGGGACGATTAAGCTCCATATCGTACCTTTCACTGATGTACAAACGTTGATTCATAAGCAAGTGCCTGATAATTATGAAATGACAGTTACGAGACGTTTTATGCTGAGGATAGCTGAGAAGATAGCAAATGTGCAACATGCTAAAGCGATTGTAAATGGAGAAAGTCTTGGACAAGTGGCTAGTCAGACACTTGATAGTATGTATACCATTAATAGTGTGACAAATTTGCCTGTATTGCGCCCACTTATAACGATGGATAAACTTGAAGTGATTGAGCAAGCCAGAAAAATTGGCACATACGATATCTCGATTTTGCCTTATGAAGATTGCTGTACTATTTTTTTACCAGCCGAGTCGAAAACAAAACCAGATAAAGATAAAGCGGAACGATATGAAAGTTTCCTTAATCTTGAGGAGATCATTGATGACGCAGTAAACCGCACGACGAGCCATGAATTTACTCCTTCTGCAGATGAAGAGTCAGAAATTAGTGAGTTTTTTTAA
- a CDS encoding cysteine desulfurase, which produces MIYFDNSATTLPYKEVVETFSKVSIDYFGNPSSLHPIGKASEQLMEQARKRIAALLNVSASEIVFTSGGTEGNNLAIKGAAYQHRSRGNHIITTGIEHSSSYEVCKHLEKEGFSVTYLTPDKNGCVSVSAVREALTDNTILVSVIHVNNELGSIQPVEEIGSLLAKYPKVLFHVDHVQGVTKVPIKFHRANIDLCTISAHKFHGLPGNGVVIVRDNIKLMSLFSGGNQQAGYRAGTENVAGIVAMAKALRITLDEAEEGIDYLYQTSHWLEEELMKIEGVKINSPEERAPHILNFSIPGLKPEVVVQALAERDVYVSTKSACSSKKNAPSRILVAAGFAEEQANSAIRLSFSFSNTKEEASIFLKELKEVVATMKKVVKVK; this is translated from the coding sequence ATGATATATTTTGATAACAGTGCCACAACACTACCGTACAAAGAGGTAGTGGAAACTTTTTCAAAAGTTTCAATAGATTATTTTGGTAATCCATCATCGCTTCATCCTATAGGAAAAGCGTCGGAGCAACTTATGGAGCAAGCAAGAAAAAGAATAGCTGCGTTACTTAACGTGAGTGCCTCTGAAATTGTGTTTACTTCAGGTGGGACTGAAGGCAATAATTTGGCGATTAAAGGGGCGGCTTATCAGCACCGTTCACGTGGCAATCATATTATTACGACAGGAATAGAGCACTCTTCTTCTTATGAAGTGTGTAAACATTTAGAGAAAGAGGGGTTTTCAGTAACCTATCTGACGCCGGATAAAAACGGCTGTGTATCAGTTTCTGCGGTAAGAGAAGCCTTAACGGATAACACGATTTTAGTGTCTGTCATCCATGTTAATAATGAGCTTGGAAGTATCCAGCCTGTTGAGGAAATCGGGTCTCTTTTGGCTAAATATCCAAAGGTATTGTTCCATGTGGATCATGTGCAAGGCGTGACTAAGGTGCCGATTAAATTTCATAGGGCAAACATAGATCTGTGCACTATTTCAGCGCATAAATTCCATGGACTTCCAGGTAATGGGGTTGTGATAGTACGTGACAATATTAAATTGATGTCTTTATTTTCTGGAGGAAATCAACAAGCAGGTTATAGAGCTGGGACAGAGAATGTAGCAGGGATTGTGGCTATGGCTAAAGCGTTACGGATTACCTTGGATGAAGCGGAAGAAGGTATAGATTACCTTTACCAAACGTCACATTGGTTGGAAGAAGAGTTAATGAAAATAGAGGGTGTCAAGATTAATTCTCCGGAAGAAAGAGCACCCCATATTCTAAATTTTTCTATACCAGGGTTAAAGCCAGAGGTTGTCGTTCAAGCGTTAGCAGAACGAGACGTGTACGTGTCTACAAAATCTGCTTGTTCTTCAAAAAAGAATGCTCCTAGTCGTATATTAGTGGCAGCAGGTTTTGCGGAAGAACAAGCTAATTCTGCCATTAGGTTATCTTTCTCGTTCAGTAATACAAAAGAAGAAGCGTCGATTTTTCTTAAAGAATTAAAAGAAGTAGTGGCAACGATGAAAAAGGTGGTAAAAGTCAAATGA
- the ezrA gene encoding septation ring formation regulator EzrA produces MFLYIVYTVILLFLVMIIYGAWARKRVYKEVDRLESEKLQLMNEPVREELARIKGLKMSGETEERFEQWREEWDNIITIQLPDMEEKLFDIEEMANKYRFQKAKRYIKFMDEELAAVKQQMKEMIGEVDELLHSEEKNREDIHAVKEQFDDTKKKLWVQKGTLGQAAPIIEARLNEVHEMFAHFDEQTNEGNYFQAREILLEMQSLLTLYFNYMDEIPQLLVKLEKDLPKQLEELEKGLEEMKADGYPLHHFSYEWQVNEMKRQLIATLPVVENLQLTDAEEPVQRIENEINDIYGKLEHEVLSRNFVEKELPELNERLTKLRQLFEELSAEIETIKLNYRLDEEHDRHQIKLEKDLKNLFSQFAVLEDAMEGKKQSFTTLRKMIQDFQEQIQATEDDITETTDNLNLLRSDERQAEQTIQDLKHTLTQSQKHLQRSNIPGVPESSMVRLEEAEKLLRSASDGLNQMPISMKEINHKVEQAKKQVDECVTELEKTIDYAQLSEKAIQYGNRYRSQNDHVNIKLLQAEDRFRNYLYEEALELAVEALEPIDPDVLEKIKEQENYQVTYS; encoded by the coding sequence ATGTTTTTATATATTGTCTATACTGTCATTCTTCTTTTTTTAGTGATGATTATCTATGGGGCATGGGCTAGAAAAAGAGTTTATAAAGAAGTGGACAGGTTGGAAAGTGAAAAGTTACAATTAATGAATGAGCCTGTAAGAGAAGAGCTCGCCAGGATAAAAGGGCTAAAAATGTCTGGTGAAACGGAAGAGCGCTTTGAGCAATGGCGAGAAGAATGGGATAATATTATTACAATTCAACTTCCTGATATGGAAGAAAAGCTATTTGATATTGAAGAAATGGCAAATAAATACCGATTTCAAAAAGCGAAACGCTATATTAAATTTATGGATGAAGAGCTAGCAGCCGTTAAACAGCAAATGAAAGAAATGATAGGAGAAGTGGACGAGCTATTACATAGTGAAGAAAAGAATCGAGAAGATATTCATGCTGTTAAAGAGCAGTTCGATGACACAAAAAAGAAGCTGTGGGTCCAAAAAGGAACGTTAGGTCAAGCAGCCCCTATAATTGAAGCTCGTTTAAATGAAGTTCATGAGATGTTCGCTCACTTTGATGAGCAGACAAACGAGGGAAATTACTTTCAAGCGCGGGAAATACTTCTTGAAATGCAATCTTTATTAACCCTCTATTTTAATTATATGGATGAGATACCCCAGCTATTAGTTAAATTGGAGAAGGATTTACCAAAACAATTAGAGGAGTTAGAGAAAGGTCTTGAAGAAATGAAGGCTGATGGCTATCCTCTTCACCATTTCTCATATGAGTGGCAAGTAAATGAGATGAAACGGCAACTCATCGCCACATTACCTGTAGTGGAAAATCTACAGTTAACCGATGCTGAGGAACCCGTACAGCGTATAGAAAATGAAATTAATGATATATATGGAAAACTAGAGCATGAAGTTTTATCTCGTAATTTTGTAGAAAAAGAGCTACCTGAACTAAACGAGAGATTAACTAAGCTTCGTCAGTTATTTGAAGAGTTAAGTGCTGAAATAGAAACGATCAAACTCAACTACCGACTTGATGAAGAGCATGATCGCCATCAAATAAAGTTGGAGAAAGATCTTAAAAATTTATTCAGTCAATTTGCTGTACTTGAAGATGCGATGGAGGGAAAAAAGCAATCTTTTACAACACTTAGGAAAATGATCCAAGATTTCCAAGAACAAATTCAAGCGACTGAAGATGACATAACCGAAACAACAGATAACCTTAATCTGCTACGCAGTGATGAGCGACAAGCGGAGCAAACGATTCAGGATTTAAAACATACGCTTACACAAAGCCAAAAACATTTACAGCGTAGTAATATTCCTGGTGTGCCTGAAAGTAGCATGGTACGGCTTGAGGAGGCTGAAAAGCTTTTACGATCAGCTTCTGATGGTTTAAATCAAATGCCAATTTCGATGAAAGAAATTAACCATAAAGTAGAACAGGCTAAAAAGCAAGTGGATGAATGTGTGACAGAGCTAGAAAAAACGATAGATTATGCTCAGCTTTCTGAGAAAGCGATACAGTATGGAAATCGTTATCGTAGTCAAAATGATCACGTAAATATTAAGCTTTTACAAGCTGAGGATCGCTTTAGAAATTATTTGTATGAAGAAGCTTTGGAGCTAGCAGTGGAAGCCCTGGAGCCTATAGACCCTGACGTTCTTGAAAAAATTAAAGAGCAGGAAAATTACCAAGTGACGTATTCTTAA
- the hisJ gene encoding histidinol-phosphatase HisJ, translating into MEKPKVVVFLHDFLREKKGDYDVITHDRHIHTPFCPHGSLDPLEAYIENAIDKGLTSITFTEHAPLPNGFTDPVPTKDSALSPDQLSLYIDTCYDAKQAYASIIEINIGLEIDYISGYSEQTAMLLNTWGHKLDDSILSVHFLQAPDGSYHCIDYSPEAFQSLINACGSLKKVYELYYKTVQASIKTPLGPFTPCRIGHMSLARKFQKLFPRDFDDTPLLMKTLETARENSKSLDINIAGLNKEHCGEPYPPLRWIKKAKDMNIPLVYGSDAHTANYVGTSRDKVERFF; encoded by the coding sequence ATGGAAAAGCCGAAAGTGGTCGTCTTTCTTCATGATTTTTTAAGGGAAAAGAAAGGAGACTATGACGTGATTACACATGATCGCCATATCCACACACCTTTTTGCCCACATGGATCCTTAGACCCATTAGAGGCTTATATTGAAAATGCGATTGATAAGGGGCTAACATCGATCACTTTTACTGAGCATGCTCCTTTACCTAATGGATTCACAGATCCTGTTCCCACTAAGGATTCTGCTCTATCACCTGATCAATTGTCTCTTTACATAGACACCTGTTATGATGCCAAACAAGCATATGCCTCTATTATTGAGATTAACATTGGGTTAGAAATAGATTATATCAGTGGCTATTCTGAGCAGACAGCTATGCTATTAAATACATGGGGGCATAAATTGGATGATAGCATTCTGTCTGTCCATTTTCTCCAAGCACCGGACGGTTCCTACCATTGTATCGACTATAGTCCAGAGGCATTTCAGTCTCTCATCAATGCTTGTGGCTCTCTTAAAAAAGTATATGAGTTGTACTACAAGACCGTCCAAGCATCAATTAAAACCCCTTTAGGGCCATTTACACCATGTCGTATCGGTCACATGTCCCTTGCCAGAAAGTTTCAGAAACTGTTTCCTCGTGATTTTGATGATACGCCTTTGTTAATGAAAACACTTGAAACAGCTAGAGAAAATAGCAAATCATTAGATATTAATATCGCTGGTTTAAACAAAGAGCACTGTGGCGAACCTTACCCACCATTACGTTGGATTAAAAAAGCGAAAGATATGAACATTCCACTTGTGTATGGTTCCGATGCTCATACAGCCAATTATGTAGGAACTTCTAGAGATAAAGTGGAAAGATTTTTCTAA
- the refZ gene encoding forespore capture DNA-binding protein RefZ, translating to MNKKASKNKVMQAAIELFNVKGFSGTSVRDIAFKAEANVALISYYFGSKQGLLEHLMTHFLEGYVAAIESQCLDLEDDIELIFDRLLQAIWNVMVYQQKHHELARFVHREITLDTTLVRELMSSYLAKEKHLYHTLLMAAYERGEMKARANEYFVLQLRGMLTMPFLHPQYIREVYHLMPHENHFLDQYFSELCQWVSTHFKDAVTLVPIQDQT from the coding sequence ATGAATAAAAAAGCCTCGAAGAATAAAGTGATGCAGGCTGCTATTGAATTGTTTAATGTTAAAGGGTTTAGTGGAACCTCGGTGCGAGATATTGCTTTTAAAGCAGAGGCAAATGTGGCGCTGATATCTTATTATTTCGGCAGTAAACAAGGGTTGTTGGAGCATCTTATGACTCACTTTCTTGAAGGGTATGTAGCTGCGATTGAGTCACAATGTTTAGATTTGGAAGACGATATCGAACTCATATTTGATCGGTTATTACAGGCGATTTGGAATGTGATGGTGTATCAGCAGAAACATCATGAACTTGCACGGTTTGTTCATCGCGAAATCACGTTAGATACCACCCTTGTAAGAGAACTGATGTCGTCGTATCTAGCGAAAGAAAAACATCTCTATCATACATTATTAATGGCAGCATATGAGAGAGGTGAGATGAAAGCCCGTGCGAACGAATATTTTGTTTTACAACTAAGAGGAATGCTTACAATGCCATTTCTGCATCCTCAATACATTCGAGAGGTTTATCATTTAATGCCTCATGAAAATCATTTTCTTGACCAATACTTCTCTGAATTATGTCAATGGGTTTCAACTCATTTCAAGGATGCTGTCACGCTTGTTCCTATACAAGACCAAACATGA
- a CDS encoding GAF domain-containing protein, with protein MRPLFQPKTYEGSLTAKYDLLAKQLDALLEGEKDQIANLSNASALLNQFLSDVNWVGFYLWKHDELVLGPFQGLPACVRIAYGKGVCGTAAKEKRTLRVEDVHAFPGHIACDAASNSEIVVPLLKNGELVGVLDIDSPSKGRFSDEDEQGLQQFVKVLSSHI; from the coding sequence ATGAGACCATTGTTTCAACCAAAAACATACGAAGGATCTTTAACAGCTAAATATGACCTTCTCGCTAAACAGCTCGATGCTTTATTAGAAGGAGAAAAAGACCAAATCGCCAATTTAAGCAACGCGTCAGCCCTCTTAAATCAATTTTTATCCGATGTTAATTGGGTAGGCTTTTATCTATGGAAACATGATGAGCTTGTTTTAGGTCCCTTCCAAGGGTTACCAGCTTGTGTTAGAATCGCTTATGGCAAAGGGGTTTGTGGTACAGCTGCTAAAGAAAAAAGAACGCTGCGTGTTGAAGACGTTCATGCCTTTCCTGGTCATATAGCGTGTGATGCCGCTTCAAACTCTGAAATTGTGGTCCCACTTTTAAAAAATGGAGAACTTGTAGGCGTCCTAGATATCGATAGTCCGTCAAAAGGACGTTTTTCAGATGAGGACGAACAAGGCTTACAGCAATTTGTTAAAGTATTGTCCTCTCATATTTAA
- a CDS encoding diguanylate cyclase, translated as MITGERSLNFSTIFETVFRDDSLIPEKYKPAIFFLAEKNGEVKVSKQIGDVPFIMTDSFSHMSPDCFRVPEADYIIMTVDMTIHNNDYSWQGLFGAFFKKDARELGEVKAYLNGLKPSIYLAAGMNEERVPTSRTLHTFNVHDKIAHMLKETHYTDELNVFTDVFAHQLKDYVSKEDDVAVLLKDPFSSYYVLEASTNAALADQKSQYTIEQMTLAGLLQSSDNKDHYIIEKKDVPYSLFRALWAYNDFYLTPIFYKTDCIGMVMVLTSHGECNRTHSGEILKLTSDLGAWFNKLIHAKQMSVEKIRKDLLLKVTRKFYSSKDVGEILGEIVESLREAYPGCKVNLMLSNEWDVAETLPVQMLDLQDSVDGTAAKAYVTGELIVTDTTINGKTILTVPLKGRQGVYGVFEMEMAVSQIFTHSELEFIQVLADTGGNAIENAELYQQSRQYIEDLQLINQTSHLINSNLKVNEAVDLMMNKIIEAFKADEAGFIMFDDRWTFKDGGRTWRYPSEELFENNVKIADLVMTLKTGKQEVFLGDWSKNVKNPPFKSVIGIPMVHNSQVIGGVLVFKKDAYAFSFDSFKLCQSLVHHCTLAFVNAILHEEMKELVVTDYLTKLYTREYMDEIVTHSMKNDGYGAFILLDIDHFKSINDRFGHQAGDAVIIQVAKVIQSYTKQDRDIGVRWGGEELAVYLPKTDANHAGDVAERIRIIVKEETEPNVTVSCGVSSWASEEGIPSLTKLFNDADKALYRAKETGRDKVEFFHETDNNVEEL; from the coding sequence ATGATTACAGGGGAAAGATCGCTAAATTTTTCGACTATCTTTGAGACCGTCTTTCGAGACGATTCTCTCATTCCAGAAAAATATAAGCCAGCCATCTTTTTTTTAGCGGAAAAAAATGGAGAAGTCAAAGTTTCAAAACAAATAGGGGATGTTCCCTTTATTATGACTGATTCATTTTCACATATGTCCCCTGATTGCTTTCGTGTTCCAGAGGCAGATTATATTATCATGACAGTAGACATGACTATTCATAATAATGACTATAGTTGGCAGGGGTTGTTTGGTGCCTTTTTCAAAAAAGATGCTAGAGAACTAGGAGAAGTGAAGGCATACTTGAACGGCTTGAAGCCGTCAATTTATTTAGCGGCGGGAATGAACGAAGAAAGAGTTCCGACTTCGCGCACTTTGCATACCTTTAATGTGCATGATAAGATTGCACACATGCTTAAAGAGACGCATTATACGGACGAATTGAATGTATTTACAGATGTATTTGCCCACCAGCTAAAAGATTATGTGTCGAAAGAGGATGACGTGGCTGTCTTACTTAAAGACCCTTTTAGCTCCTATTATGTGTTAGAGGCTTCTACAAATGCCGCCTTAGCTGATCAGAAAAGTCAGTATACGATCGAACAGATGACTTTGGCAGGTTTGCTTCAGTCTTCTGACAATAAAGATCATTATATTATTGAAAAAAAGGATGTCCCCTATTCGCTCTTTCGTGCATTATGGGCATACAATGATTTTTATCTCACGCCGATTTTCTATAAGACAGATTGCATTGGAATGGTTATGGTCCTAACTTCACATGGAGAATGCAATCGAACACACAGTGGAGAGATACTAAAACTGACGTCAGATTTAGGTGCTTGGTTCAATAAGCTAATTCACGCTAAACAAATGAGTGTAGAAAAGATAAGGAAAGATTTATTACTAAAGGTTACTAGAAAATTTTATAGCTCTAAGGATGTAGGGGAGATTCTCGGTGAAATCGTGGAATCCCTACGCGAAGCTTACCCTGGGTGTAAGGTGAACTTAATGCTCTCGAACGAATGGGATGTTGCAGAAACACTTCCTGTTCAAATGCTGGATTTACAAGATTCGGTAGATGGAACTGCAGCTAAAGCGTATGTGACAGGAGAGCTCATCGTCACCGATACGACTATTAACGGGAAAACGATTCTTACTGTTCCGTTAAAGGGGCGTCAAGGGGTATATGGTGTTTTTGAAATGGAAATGGCTGTTTCGCAAATTTTCACTCACAGTGAATTGGAGTTTATTCAAGTTCTTGCGGATACAGGAGGAAATGCTATTGAGAATGCAGAGTTATATCAACAATCACGTCAGTATATAGAAGATCTTCAATTAATTAACCAGACATCTCATCTCATTAACTCCAATTTGAAGGTAAATGAAGCGGTTGATTTAATGATGAACAAGATCATCGAGGCGTTTAAAGCGGATGAAGCTGGATTCATTATGTTTGATGACCGTTGGACGTTTAAAGATGGTGGACGTACATGGAGATACCCGTCTGAAGAATTATTTGAAAATAACGTGAAGATTGCTGATTTAGTTATGACTTTAAAAACAGGCAAACAAGAGGTATTTTTAGGTGACTGGTCTAAAAACGTGAAGAATCCACCATTTAAGTCCGTTATTGGTATTCCGATGGTGCATAACAGTCAAGTGATTGGTGGCGTACTAGTCTTCAAAAAAGATGCTTACGCATTTAGTTTCGACTCTTTTAAACTATGTCAGTCTCTTGTGCATCATTGTACACTAGCTTTTGTTAATGCGATTCTACATGAAGAAATGAAGGAGCTGGTCGTTACAGATTATTTAACGAAGCTCTATACCCGTGAATATATGGATGAAATTGTGACTCACTCTATGAAAAATGACGGCTATGGTGCATTTATTTTACTCGATATTGATCATTTTAAATCTATCAATGACCGATTTGGCCACCAAGCAGGAGATGCTGTTATTATCCAGGTAGCAAAAGTGATTCAGTCCTACACGAAACAAGACCGCGATATTGGTGTTCGTTGGGGAGGCGAGGAATTAGCGGTTTATTTACCGAAAACAGATGCTAACCACGCAGGAGATGTGGCCGAGCGAATTCGAATCATCGTCAAAGAGGAAACAGAACCGAACGTAACCGTTTCGTGTGGTGTTTCTAGTTGGGCTTCTGAAGAAGGGATACCATCGTTAACGAAATTATTTAACGATGCAGATAAAGCTTTATATAGAGCGAAAGAAACTGGAAGAGATAAAGTTGAATTCTTTCATGAAACCGATAATAACGTGGAAGAACTTTAA